The Deinococcus sonorensis KR-87 genome includes a window with the following:
- a CDS encoding DUF4388 domain-containing protein: MAIFGEFSELPFPEVLNMMGRRCGQLHIQQHGRQYRLHIDNDQLLAIFCDHQLIKEPQQVRDTILHLSRSQDGRFEFHKDSPNTLRHHYEFSITRLLLGASTVIDEISHYRDRLPSPDTRFVLLDAAHQTLEPELQRFIARTEVQLLLGASANDLARSLGCNPGQVQLMLYKLRTSGLIAPLRAQPTTAAPAPAVPAARTAGGLVARLLGALGGRRKGQRGAAT; this comes from the coding sequence ATGGCGATCTTTGGAGAGTTCTCGGAGCTGCCGTTCCCGGAAGTACTGAACATGATGGGCCGACGCTGCGGCCAGCTGCACATCCAGCAGCACGGACGGCAGTACCGCCTGCACATCGACAACGATCAGCTGCTGGCCATCTTCTGTGACCACCAGCTGATCAAGGAGCCGCAGCAGGTGCGCGATACCATCCTTCACCTGAGCCGCAGCCAGGATGGCCGCTTCGAGTTCCACAAGGACTCCCCGAACACCCTGCGTCACCACTACGAATTCAGCATCACCCGGCTGTTGCTGGGTGCCAGCACGGTCATTGACGAGATCAGCCATTACCGTGACCGGCTGCCCTCCCCGGACACCCGCTTCGTGCTGCTCGACGCGGCCCATCAGACGCTCGAGCCGGAGCTGCAGCGGTTCATCGCCCGCACCGAGGTGCAGCTGCTGCTGGGCGCCAGCGCCAACGACCTGGCCCGCAGCCTGGGGTGCAACCCCGGTCAGGTACAGCTGATGCTGTACAAGCTGCGGACCAGCGGCCTGATTGCGCCGCTGCGCGCCCAGCCGACGACAGCGGCCCCGGCGCCGGCGGTCCCGGCGGCCCGCACTGCTGGCGGTCTGGTGGCCCGGCTGCTCGGCGCGCTCGGTGGCCGGCGCAAGGGCCAGCGGGGAGCCGCGACATGA
- a CDS encoding AfsR/SARP family transcriptional regulator, whose protein sequence is MTATLSVQTFGIGQGRVVRAGRPLLTTCGQVHHLFFYLLAAPEGRSRHQLLHDLWDSDDTPAALNRLRVTVHRLKAAFGGLSVVQEIGGHFRLAPEVAAKADVSTFAMHAAAARTAGSVAGRQAALEAAVAHYHGDFLPELSCSWTDQAREQYRQQYVQVLLDLAALHCDGMECSHATHRLAEALKADPFLDESLHRSLISCLAHSGDTSRAVTHYRTLVRFLRDELGDVPMVQTSEVAERVRTSRPVCPHHIGTSAPCPRLARQMPVPPAQDLQTVPALLELLSFSEALLSAATPADAARLAAPLLSARLHASSVVIGTAGPQGQGRTVWHASGGHPSPVADLPLEAAPDYRHPSLETGETGPVGHASACETVPLPGGLLFIRLDRAATAGPWLDVERFFLARATALTGRAVQRLLN, encoded by the coding sequence ATGACCGCCACCCTCAGTGTTCAGACCTTCGGGATCGGTCAGGGCCGCGTCGTCCGCGCCGGGCGTCCGCTGCTCACCACGTGCGGTCAGGTGCATCACCTGTTCTTCTACCTGCTGGCGGCCCCGGAAGGCCGGAGTCGCCACCAGCTGCTGCACGACCTGTGGGACAGTGACGACACGCCGGCGGCGCTCAACCGTCTGCGCGTCACCGTTCACCGGCTCAAGGCGGCCTTCGGCGGCCTGAGCGTGGTCCAGGAGATTGGCGGTCACTTCCGCCTGGCGCCGGAGGTGGCGGCCAAAGCGGACGTGAGCACCTTTGCCATGCACGCCGCCGCTGCCCGCACCGCAGGCAGCGTGGCTGGCCGGCAGGCGGCGCTGGAGGCCGCCGTGGCGCACTACCACGGTGACTTTCTGCCGGAGCTCTCGTGCAGCTGGACCGATCAGGCGCGCGAGCAGTACCGGCAGCAGTACGTCCAGGTGCTGCTGGATCTGGCCGCACTGCACTGTGACGGCATGGAGTGCTCGCACGCCACCCACCGGCTGGCCGAGGCACTGAAGGCCGATCCGTTCCTGGACGAGTCGCTGCACCGCAGCCTGATCAGCTGCCTCGCCCACTCCGGCGACACCAGCCGCGCCGTGACGCACTACCGCACGCTGGTCCGCTTTCTGCGCGACGAGCTGGGCGACGTCCCGATGGTCCAGACCAGCGAGGTGGCCGAGCGCGTGCGGACCAGCCGTCCGGTCTGCCCCCACCACATCGGCACGTCCGCCCCGTGTCCGCGGCTGGCACGGCAGATGCCGGTGCCTCCGGCCCAGGACCTGCAGACGGTGCCGGCCCTGCTGGAGCTGCTCAGCTTCTCGGAAGCGTTGCTGAGCGCGGCCACGCCTGCAGACGCGGCGCGGCTGGCCGCGCCACTGCTGAGCGCGCGGCTGCACGCCTCCAGCGTGGTGATCGGGACGGCCGGACCACAGGGCCAGGGACGCACCGTGTGGCACGCCAGCGGTGGCCACCCGTCGCCGGTGGCGGACCTGCCGCTGGAGGCCGCCCCGGACTACCGCCACCCGTCGCTGGAAACGGGGGAGACGGGACCCGTGGGCCACGCCAGCGCCTGTGAGACGGTGCCGCTGCCCGGCGGCCTGCTGTTCATCCGGCTGGACCGTGCGGCCACCGCCGGTCCCTGGCTGGACGTGGAGCGGTTCTTCCTGGCCCGTGCCACCGCGCTTACGGGGCGGGCCGTGCAGAGGCTGCTGAACTGA